One part of the Anopheles coustani chromosome 2, idAnoCousDA_361_x.2, whole genome shotgun sequence genome encodes these proteins:
- the LOC131266826 gene encoding small ribosomal subunit protein bS16m, which translates to MALAPASGTGRFWARSAKIIRFVRQGCTNRPFFHIVVTERRKDQYQPVIEQVGTYDPIPNEHNEQLVSFNYERIRHWIGSGAHVSKPVAELLGIAGLLPIHPRTYMTAWRNRQKAEKLAQIEAVKTNENAEQASN; encoded by the exons ATGGCGCTTGCTCCTGCCAGTGGTACGGGACGGTTTTGGGCTCGTTCCGCTAAAATAATCAGATTTGTACGTCAAGGATGCACAAACCGACCATTTTTCCACATCGTGGTCACGGAG CGCCGGAAGGATCAGTACCAACCAGTCATTGAGCAAGTGGGAACATACGATCCAATCCCGAACGAACACAATGAGCAGCTAGTTTCCTTCAACTATGAACGCATCCGCCATTGGATTGGCAGTGGGGCGCACGTATCGAAACCAGTTGCGGAACTGTTAG GAATCGCCGGGTTGCTTCCGATTCATCCGCGAACGTATATGACCGCATGGCGAAACAGGCAAAAGGCTGAAAAATTAGCCCAAATCGAAGcagtaaaaacaaatgaaaacgcaGAACAGGCATCTAATTAA
- the LOC131261975 gene encoding receptor expression-enhancing protein 5 isoform X2, with protein sequence MPAKKGGKAGTEDAEQKDNSGYYALGGVAVVILYLAFGYGAQILCNVIGVAYPAYISMKAIETRTKEDDTKWLTYWVTFGVLSVFEHFSFFLVQIIPFYWLLKCIFHIWCMVPIENNGSTIMYNKVIQPYFKKYENVADNFISETTDKLKQTAGEMISKVKST encoded by the exons ATGCCAGCCAAGAAAGGAGGAAAAGCCGGCACCGAGGATGCGGAGCAGAAAGATAACTCGGGCTACTATGCACTAG gTGGTGTAGCCGTCGTTATTCTGTACCTGGCCTTCGGTTATGGAGCGCAGATCCTCTGCAACGTGATCGGTGTCGCGTATCCCGCCTACATCTCGATGAAAGCCATCGAAACCCGCACGAAGGAGGACGACACCAAGTGGCTGACGTACTGGGTGACGTTCGGTGTGCTGTCGGTGTTTGAGCATTTCTCCTTTTTCCTGGTTCAGATCATCCCGTTCTACTGGCTGCTGAAG TGCATCTTCCACATCTGGTGTATGGTACCGATCGAGAACAATGGCTCCACGATCATGTACAACAAAGTTATTCAGCCGTACTTCAAGAAATACGAAAATG TTGCCGACAACTTCATCAGCGAGACCACGGACAAGCTGAAGCAGACGGCTGGCGAAATGATCTCGAAAGTGAAATCCACCTAA